The Candidatus Goldiibacteriota bacterium HGW-Goldbacteria-1 genome includes a region encoding these proteins:
- a CDS encoding ribonucleoside-diphosphate reductase, adenosylcobalamin-dependent, with protein sequence MDVNKLREPKLSDNALTVLRKRYFVKDDKGNPIEGTKELFVRVANNIAQAERNYGANQAEVDNTAEDFYNLMTSLDFLPNSPTLMNAGRDLQQLAACFVLPIKDSIDGIFDAIKSAAIIHKSGGGTGFSFSRLRPNRDKVKTTNGVSSGPVSFMKVFNAATEAVKQGGTRRGANMGILRVDHPDVREFITCKADDKDINNFNISVAITEKFMEAVKHGRKYDLINPRNGEVIAQEDAREIFDMMVEYSWRNGDPGIVFIDRINRDNPTPNVGEMESTNPCGEQPLLPFEACNLGSVNLANMLDDKKVNYTKLAKTVKLAVRFLDNVIDMSRYPLDEIDKMVRGNRKIGLGVMGWADMLLEMGISYKSEEAVKLAEKVMKFIHEEAEKESVELGKKRGLFPNYKGSAIEAKGKKLRNATLTTIAPTGTLSMIAACSSGVEPLFAVAYIKTVMDNDRLPEINASFLKAARERGFYSDNLMMKIGEHGHITDDMKEVPEDIKKTFVTAHDIDPEWHIKMQAAFQKYTDNAVSKTVNFKNSATKDDVREVYMLAYEMDCKGVTIYRDGSRDVQVLTVSTKDSSGAKVKTADPDSILKHADIEPRKRPDITFGRTIKMKTGCGNLYVTVNEDEEGICELFTTMGKSGGCASAQAEAISRLVSVALRAHVKPEVIVKHLRGTRCPAPAWQEGGIVLSCPDAIGIAMEKYIHEKSENKDKFIFKNTMEKTMGETCPECGTTMEHEGGCNVCRVCGYSKCL encoded by the coding sequence ATGGATGTAAACAAACTGCGCGAGCCTAAGCTTTCGGACAACGCGCTTACGGTATTAAGAAAAAGGTACTTTGTAAAGGATGATAAGGGCAATCCAATTGAAGGTACTAAAGAGCTTTTTGTAAGGGTGGCGAATAATATTGCCCAGGCAGAAAGAAATTACGGGGCAAACCAGGCTGAAGTTGACAACACGGCGGAAGATTTTTATAACCTTATGACCTCGCTGGACTTTTTGCCCAATTCCCCCACGTTAATGAACGCCGGGCGCGACCTTCAGCAGCTTGCGGCGTGTTTTGTACTTCCTATTAAGGATTCCATTGACGGAATTTTTGATGCCATAAAGTCAGCGGCAATAATACATAAAAGCGGCGGCGGAACCGGTTTTTCTTTCTCGCGCTTAAGGCCAAACCGCGACAAGGTTAAAACCACAAACGGCGTGTCGTCCGGCCCGGTATCTTTCATGAAAGTATTTAACGCCGCCACAGAAGCGGTAAAGCAGGGCGGAACCCGCCGCGGCGCCAACATGGGAATTCTGCGCGTGGACCATCCGGATGTCCGTGAATTTATCACATGTAAGGCGGATGACAAGGACATAAATAATTTTAACATTTCCGTAGCCATCACCGAAAAGTTTATGGAAGCGGTAAAGCACGGCAGAAAGTATGACCTGATAAACCCGCGCAACGGGGAAGTAATAGCGCAGGAAGACGCGCGCGAGATATTTGACATGATGGTGGAATATTCGTGGAGAAACGGAGACCCCGGCATTGTATTTATTGACAGGATAAACAGGGACAACCCCACGCCTAACGTTGGCGAAATGGAATCCACCAACCCGTGCGGAGAGCAGCCGCTTCTGCCTTTTGAAGCGTGCAACTTAGGTTCCGTTAACCTTGCCAATATGCTTGATGATAAAAAAGTGAATTATACCAAACTGGCAAAGACCGTAAAACTTGCGGTGCGTTTTCTGGATAACGTCATAGACATGAGCCGTTACCCGCTTGATGAAATTGATAAGATGGTGCGCGGCAACCGCAAAATAGGGCTTGGAGTCATGGGCTGGGCGGATATGCTTTTAGAAATGGGCATATCATATAAATCCGAAGAAGCTGTAAAACTTGCGGAAAAAGTAATGAAGTTTATCCACGAAGAAGCGGAAAAGGAATCCGTGGAGCTTGGTAAAAAACGCGGACTGTTCCCAAATTATAAAGGCTCCGCTATTGAAGCAAAAGGAAAAAAATTAAGAAACGCCACATTAACCACCATCGCGCCCACCGGCACTTTAAGCATGATAGCAGCGTGCAGTTCCGGCGTAGAGCCGCTTTTTGCGGTGGCGTACATTAAAACTGTTATGGATAATGACAGGCTTCCGGAAATAAACGCAAGCTTTTTAAAGGCGGCGCGCGAGCGCGGGTTTTACAGCGATAATCTGATGATGAAGATAGGTGAACACGGCCACATCACAGATGATATGAAAGAAGTACCGGAAGATATCAAGAAAACATTTGTGACAGCGCACGATATTGACCCTGAATGGCACATAAAGATGCAGGCGGCTTTTCAAAAATACACCGACAACGCGGTTTCCAAGACCGTTAATTTCAAGAACAGCGCCACAAAAGATGACGTGCGCGAAGTTTATATGCTGGCGTATGAAATGGACTGCAAAGGCGTCACAATTTACCGCGACGGATCGCGCGATGTACAGGTGTTAACTGTTTCAACAAAAGATTCTTCCGGGGCAAAGGTAAAAACCGCTGACCCTGACAGCATATTAAAGCATGCGGACATTGAACCGAGAAAAAGGCCGGATATCACTTTTGGCCGCACAATAAAGATGAAAACGGGCTGCGGCAACCTTTACGTTACGGTTAACGAAGATGAAGAAGGTATCTGTGAATTGTTTACCACAATGGGAAAATCCGGCGGATGCGCAAGCGCGCAGGCGGAAGCGATATCACGCCTGGTATCAGTGGCTTTAAGGGCGCACGTAAAACCGGAAGTAATTGTAAAACATTTAAGGGGCACGCGCTGCCCGGCGCCCGCGTGGCAGGAAGGCGGAATTGTGTTAAGCTGCCCGGATGCCATCGGTATAGCCATGGAAAAATATATTCATGAAAAAAGCGAAAATAAAGATAAGTTCATATTCAAAAATACAATGGAAAAGACAATGGGAGAAACCTGCCCCGAATGCGGCACCACAATGGAACACGAAGGCGGCTGCAATGTGTGCAGGGTCTGCGGTTATTCCAAGTGCCTCTAA
- a CDS encoding tautomerase family protein codes for MEGNMPKVTISLKKGKTAEEKKVIFGAVHKALMDAFKIPQTDRTLFMNEYEPENMDGKEGFTLVEVSAFKGRTQEMKKLLYRLIVENLKNDAGIDPQAVMIIIYDVPKEDWGIRGGQMASEIIK; via the coding sequence ATGGAGGGTAATATGCCAAAAGTAACAATATCATTAAAAAAAGGAAAGACAGCGGAAGAAAAGAAAGTAATATTCGGCGCGGTTCATAAAGCTCTGATGGACGCGTTTAAGATACCGCAGACGGACCGCACACTTTTCATGAATGAGTATGAGCCGGAAAACATGGACGGCAAAGAGGGGTTTACCCTTGTGGAAGTGTCGGCATTTAAAGGCAGGACGCAGGAGATGAAAAAGCTTTTATACAGGCTGATTGTTGAAAACCTGAAAAATGACGCGGGTATAGACCCGCAGGCGGTCATGATAATAATTTATGATGTGCCAAAGGAAGACTGGGGAATCCGCGGCGGGCAAATGGCGTCTGAAATAATCAAGTGA
- a CDS encoding glycosyl transferase, protein MHINFKEKNLPSVSIVIPAFNEENRLPKTLELIRDYLVKSGTDAEIIVVDDGSSDATVSIAEKYGVSVIKNPGNRGKGYSVAHGFLKSSGEIIFFSDADLSTPIEFMAPFIKLHNDGFDIVVASRAVPGAFKKIKQPFYRDFMGRTFNLFVKTMTGLKINDTQCGFKSFRRSCALEIVKRRTIDGFGFDVEFLYIAKLLKYKICESPVEWFDAPGTKVNPLRDSAKMFFNLIEIVFKRLSGRYK, encoded by the coding sequence ATACACATAAACTTTAAGGAGAAAAATTTGCCTTCAGTCTCTATTGTAATACCGGCGTTTAACGAGGAAAACAGGCTTCCAAAAACACTTGAACTTATACGAGATTACCTTGTTAAAAGCGGCACAGATGCCGAAATTATAGTCGTGGATGACGGCAGTTCGGATGCTACAGTTTCTATTGCGGAAAAATACGGCGTATCCGTTATTAAAAACCCCGGCAACCGCGGCAAAGGCTACTCTGTAGCGCACGGTTTTTTAAAATCATCCGGAGAAATCATATTTTTTTCCGACGCCGACCTTTCCACGCCCATAGAATTTATGGCTCCTTTTATTAAGCTTCATAATGACGGTTTCGACATCGTTGTTGCGTCCCGCGCGGTACCGGGCGCCTTTAAAAAAATTAAGCAGCCTTTTTACAGGGACTTTATGGGCAGGACCTTTAATTTATTTGTTAAAACAATGACGGGCTTAAAAATAAACGACACCCAGTGCGGATTTAAAAGTTTCAGGCGCAGCTGCGCCCTTGAAATAGTAAAAAGAAGGACCATAGACGGTTTTGGCTTTGACGTGGAATTTCTGTATATTGCAAAACTGCTTAAATATAAAATATGCGAAAGCCCTGTGGAATGGTTTGACGCCCCAGGCACAAAGGTCAACCCGCTGCGCGATTCCGCCAAAATGTTTTTTAACCTTATCGAAATTGTTTTTAAGCGCCTTTCCGGAAGATACAAATAA
- a CDS encoding aerotolerance regulator BatA: MRFENENLFLAAGIMAGIFIISLILRIIFRGKVVHSNIKGISRGKTTAPLIVYLPDILKLAAVILLIIALLRPQSVKKETEEIIKGIDIIAVLDVSGSMQADDLKPNRLEAAKKVINDFVAGLKNDRVGMVVFAGKSFTQCPLTNDYEIIRTFIEQINFETVKIDGTAVGEAILNGINRLESSGASKVMIVTTDGRSNRGMIPEEAAKIAAYKGIKIYTIGIGKKGGAQAYGFDVYGNRRPYVDNYGRPVMYEEPDEESLGRVASVTGGRYFRATDNNALQKIYDTIAQLEKQEIKVKNYEKHEDKFYAFLIAGVILLLLALLLEAVKLLRI, from the coding sequence ATGAGGTTTGAAAACGAAAATCTGTTTCTGGCTGCGGGGATAATGGCGGGTATATTTATTATATCCCTGATACTGCGGATAATCTTTCGGGGCAAAGTTGTCCATTCCAATATAAAAGGAATAAGCAGGGGGAAAACAACCGCACCGCTTATTGTGTATCTTCCGGATATTTTAAAGTTAGCCGCTGTAATACTTCTTATCATAGCGCTGCTGCGGCCGCAGTCGGTTAAAAAAGAGACCGAAGAAATCATAAAAGGCATTGATATAATAGCGGTGCTGGACGTTTCCGGAAGCATGCAGGCTGATGATTTAAAACCAAACAGGCTTGAAGCGGCAAAAAAAGTAATAAATGATTTTGTGGCGGGTTTAAAAAATGACAGGGTGGGAATGGTGGTCTTTGCAGGCAAAAGTTTTACCCAATGCCCTCTTACAAACGATTATGAAATTATACGGACATTTATAGAGCAGATAAATTTTGAAACGGTAAAGATAGACGGCACAGCGGTAGGCGAGGCGATATTAAACGGTATAAACAGGCTTGAAAGTTCCGGCGCTTCCAAAGTGATGATAGTGACAACGGACGGCCGAAGCAATAGGGGAATGATTCCGGAAGAAGCGGCAAAGATTGCCGCCTATAAGGGAATAAAAATATATACGATAGGAATAGGAAAAAAAGGCGGCGCGCAGGCGTATGGCTTTGATGTTTACGGGAACCGCAGGCCTTATGTGGATAATTACGGCAGGCCGGTAATGTATGAGGAACCGGACGAGGAATCTTTGGGGCGCGTGGCCTCTGTGACCGGGGGAAGGTATTTCAGGGCAACTGATAATAATGCCCTGCAAAAAATATATGACACCATAGCACAGCTTGAAAAACAGGAAATTAAAGTTAAAAATTATGAAAAGCACGAAGACAAATTTTACGCGTTTTTAATTGCAGGCGTTATTTTGCTGCTTCTGGCGCTTCTGCTTGAAGCGGTTAAATTACTAAGGATTTGA
- a CDS encoding DUF58 domain-containing protein: MISKDILKRIKKIEITAKHLVNTELQGEYLSSFKGRGIEFTEVREYNPGDDVRVIDWNVTARMNMPYIKTFIEEREMQVVFAADLSGSLNFGTRQTLKSGLMLDFTAALAFAAAINSDRVGLLGFTSVPEKYIPPKKGKKHVLRILREIVYHETKNKGTDIGAAVTYLAHALKKKSTVFIVSDFLDEKDISEPLKILSHRHEVIAAVLRDPAEYEVPDMGIVPFFDPETGETQWVDTSGTGGKAAALKMQRTKDDKLFKLFRSTGVDYIKLECGGSYLKEIVSFFKKRERRLR, encoded by the coding sequence ATGATTTCAAAAGATATTCTTAAACGAATCAAAAAAATAGAGATTACCGCGAAGCACCTTGTAAACACGGAGCTTCAGGGCGAATATCTGTCGTCATTCAAAGGGCGCGGCATAGAATTTACCGAGGTCAGGGAATACAATCCCGGTGATGATGTAAGGGTAATTGACTGGAACGTCACCGCCAGGATGAATATGCCCTACATCAAAACATTTATTGAAGAGCGTGAAATGCAGGTGGTCTTTGCCGCGGATTTAAGCGGCTCTTTGAATTTTGGCACCAGGCAGACCTTAAAAAGCGGGCTGATGCTTGATTTTACCGCAGCCCTTGCTTTTGCCGCCGCGATAAACAGCGACAGGGTGGGGCTTTTGGGTTTTACTTCCGTCCCTGAAAAGTATATTCCGCCCAAAAAAGGAAAAAAACACGTCTTAAGGATTCTGCGCGAAATTGTATACCACGAAACAAAAAATAAAGGTACTGATATAGGCGCGGCTGTAACTTATCTGGCGCACGCTTTAAAAAAGAAGAGCACGGTTTTTATAGTATCTGATTTTCTTGATGAAAAAGATATTTCTGAACCCCTTAAGATTCTGTCCCACAGGCATGAAGTAATTGCCGCGGTACTGCGTGACCCTGCCGAATACGAAGTGCCGGACATGGGCATAGTGCCTTTCTTTGACCCGGAAACAGGGGAGACGCAGTGGGTGGATACTTCCGGCACGGGCGGAAAAGCCGCGGCTTTAAAAATGCAAAGAACCAAAGATGATAAATTATTCAAACTGTTCCGGTCCACGGGTGTTGATTATATAAAACTTGAATGCGGCGGTTCTTATCTTAAGGAAATAGTCTCCTTTTTTAAAAAACGCGAAAGGAGATTAAGATGA
- a CDS encoding ATPase, with amino-acid sequence MAKIVKLSAKDKELSEKIQTVFDETEKVIVGQKHMVRSLITGLLCRGHVLLEGVPGLAKTLAVKTLSATIQASFSRIQFTPDLLPADLTGTRIYNAKTGEFSVSQGPIFANIILADEINRAPAKVQSALLEAMQEKQVTIGDKTFKLEEPFVVMATQNPIETEGTYPLPEAQVDRFLVKAVVGYPTREEEKEILTRMTAGEEVKTGRILKPKDILDMRASVDSVFVDESIKDYVTDIVFATRNPEEHKLKLSHLIEYGCSPRASISLILCAKALAFMDGRGYVSPDDIKECAYDVLRHRIILSYEAEAEEIKPDDVIAQIINKIKVP; translated from the coding sequence ATGGCAAAGATTGTAAAATTATCGGCGAAGGATAAGGAACTGTCAGAAAAGATTCAAACGGTTTTTGATGAAACGGAAAAAGTGATTGTGGGACAAAAACATATGGTACGTTCCCTTATAACCGGCCTTTTATGCAGGGGGCACGTACTTCTTGAAGGCGTACCCGGGCTTGCAAAAACGCTTGCGGTAAAGACCCTTTCCGCAACTATTCAGGCGTCGTTTTCACGCATTCAGTTCACTCCGGATTTGTTACCTGCTGATTTAACCGGCACAAGAATTTATAACGCGAAGACAGGAGAATTTTCGGTTTCGCAGGGGCCGATTTTTGCCAATATCATTCTGGCTGATGAAATTAACAGGGCGCCTGCCAAAGTGCAGTCCGCGCTTTTGGAAGCTATGCAGGAAAAACAGGTGACAATAGGCGATAAGACTTTTAAACTTGAAGAACCTTTTGTGGTAATGGCCACGCAGAACCCCATAGAAACCGAAGGGACATACCCGCTGCCTGAAGCGCAGGTGGACAGGTTTCTTGTGAAAGCTGTTGTGGGTTATCCCACAAGGGAAGAAGAAAAAGAGATACTTACAAGGATGACCGCGGGTGAAGAGGTAAAAACCGGCAGGATATTAAAACCAAAGGACATCCTTGATATGAGGGCGTCCGTGGACTCCGTTTTTGTGGATGAAAGCATAAAAGATTATGTCACCGACATAGTGTTTGCTACACGTAATCCGGAAGAACACAAATTGAAACTTTCCCACCTTATAGAATACGGCTGTTCTCCCAGGGCTTCCATAAGTCTTATTCTGTGCGCGAAAGCGCTGGCTTTTATGGACGGCAGGGGCTATGTCTCGCCGGATGACATAAAAGAGTGCGCCTATGACGTATTAAGGCACAGGATAATTCTGTCTTATGAAGCGGAAGCCGAAGAAATAAAACCTGACGATGTTATAGCGCAGATAATCAACAAAATAAAAGTACCGTAA
- a CDS encoding radical SAM protein encodes MKNNGGGNVKYLFGPVASRRLGLSLGVDLLGKKHCNLNCVYCELGKTEGVSLSNERGLFVKTHDVTAELEEFFKNGGKADVVTFSGAGEPTLALNLKEVIEDAKKISPCKVAVLTNGVLLHMPEVRDALSGADIVVPSFDAATKSTFLKVNRPAAGVDFDLMLQGLKDFCAGYKGSIFLEILLVEGINDSLSELFEMRRFINSLENIEKIQLNTVARAGAEEYARPVDAEAAKRACLILGPKAEAVSGYSGARIEAQEEELKSIIYESARLRPVSAEEVSTMLNINRNEAQELLWELEYDGLVDKTVREGKEFFLGKHA; translated from the coding sequence ATAAAAAATAATGGCGGTGGTAATGTGAAATATCTGTTTGGGCCGGTGGCTTCAAGAAGGCTTGGTTTATCGCTTGGTGTTGACCTGCTTGGCAAAAAACACTGCAATTTAAACTGTGTTTACTGCGAACTTGGAAAAACAGAAGGTGTATCGCTTTCCAATGAACGCGGGCTGTTTGTTAAAACGCATGATGTTACAGCGGAGCTTGAAGAGTTTTTTAAAAACGGCGGAAAAGCAGATGTAGTAACATTTTCCGGCGCAGGCGAGCCCACGCTTGCCCTGAATTTAAAAGAAGTGATAGAAGATGCGAAAAAAATATCGCCCTGTAAAGTGGCTGTTTTGACAAATGGAGTGCTTTTACACATGCCGGAAGTAAGGGATGCGCTGTCCGGCGCGGACATTGTGGTTCCTTCATTTGACGCGGCCACCAAAAGCACATTTTTAAAAGTAAACCGCCCGGCTGCGGGGGTTGATTTTGATTTAATGCTGCAGGGATTAAAGGATTTTTGTGCCGGTTACAAGGGCAGCATATTTCTTGAAATTCTTCTTGTGGAAGGAATCAATGACAGCCTTTCGGAACTTTTTGAAATGCGCAGGTTTATAAACAGTCTTGAAAACATAGAAAAAATACAGTTAAACACCGTTGCCCGCGCGGGCGCGGAAGAATACGCCAGGCCCGTGGACGCGGAGGCGGCAAAACGCGCGTGTCTTATACTTGGGCCAAAGGCAGAAGCGGTTTCAGGATATTCCGGCGCAAGGATTGAAGCGCAGGAAGAAGAATTGAAAAGTATTATTTATGAAAGCGCCAGATTAAGGCCTGTGTCTGCCGAAGAGGTAAGCACAATGCTGAATATAAACCGGAATGAAGCGCAGGAACTTTTATGGGAACTTGAGTATGACGGGCTGGTGGATAAAACAGTCAGGGAAGGCAAAGAATTTTTTCTGGGGAAACATGCCTGA
- a CDS encoding hemolysin D: protein MAENIEQISEKQTVGEEIANSIIHGIGALLSIAGLVIIIVIAAKKGGALRITTLSIYGASMVIMFLMSTMSHSLVPVKAKNVFEILDHSAVYTLIAGTYTPVCLLLTGGAWGWTFFGIVWGLAILGIIFKVFFTGRYIKLSSAIYVVMGWLILAAIWPVINTVPKEFLLWLLAGGLLYTFGVIFYVWRRIKYHHAIWHMFVLGAAVCHFFMLLMFVA, encoded by the coding sequence ATGGCTGAAAATATAGAACAAATATCAGAAAAACAGACAGTTGGCGAAGAGATTGCTAACAGTATAATTCACGGGATAGGCGCTTTATTAAGCATTGCCGGGCTGGTTATAATTATCGTAATTGCCGCTAAAAAAGGGGGCGCTTTAAGAATCACCACCCTTTCTATTTACGGGGCAAGCATGGTAATAATGTTTCTTATGTCAACCATGTCACACAGCCTTGTACCTGTTAAGGCAAAAAATGTTTTTGAAATCCTTGATCATTCCGCTGTTTATACCCTGATAGCCGGCACATATACGCCCGTCTGCCTGCTTTTAACCGGCGGCGCGTGGGGATGGACGTTTTTCGGGATAGTCTGGGGGCTGGCAATACTTGGAATAATATTCAAAGTATTTTTTACCGGAAGGTATATTAAATTGTCATCTGCTATTTATGTGGTAATGGGGTGGCTTATTCTGGCTGCCATATGGCCTGTTATAAACACTGTGCCAAAAGAGTTTCTGTTGTGGCTGTTAGCCGGCGGCCTTTTATATACTTTTGGCGTAATATTTTATGTCTGGCGCAGGATTAAATATCACCACGCCATATGGCATATGTTTGTACTTGGCGCGGCTGTGTGCCATTTTTTTATGTTGTTAATGTTTGTGGCGTAA
- a CDS encoding serine--tRNA ligase, whose protein sequence is MLDIKLIRDNPAAVKASLAKKGVKPEAVDEVLAIDIKRREIIGTVEAIKAENNKKNPDIARLKKEGKDATALLAEMKTASDKIKTMDAELSKLDEELTLKLLYIPNMPDESVPLGADETANVETSQWGQKKSFSFKPKPHWEIAEHLGILDSERAVKVTGARFVFYKGAGARLERALINFMLDTQTGANGYTELLPPILVNRESMTGTGQLPKFEEDSFKLTNPDFFLTPTAEVPVTNIHRDEILAEKSLPICYAAYTPCFRKEAGSYGKDMKGIVRMHQFNKVELVKFTTPESSYDELEKLLKDAESILQKLDLHYRVMLLSTGDMTFSSAKTYDIEVWHEGAGRYWETSSCSCFTDYQARRARIRFKDKENKTRHVHTLNGSGLATSRLLPAILETYQTENMEVIIPEALRPYMGGMEKITK, encoded by the coding sequence ATGCTTGACATTAAATTAATACGTGATAATCCGGCAGCTGTAAAAGCCTCCCTTGCAAAAAAGGGCGTAAAACCGGAAGCAGTGGACGAAGTTCTGGCTATTGACATAAAACGCCGCGAAATTATCGGCACTGTGGAAGCCATAAAAGCGGAAAATAATAAAAAAAACCCGGACATTGCCAGGCTAAAAAAAGAAGGCAAAGACGCAACAGCACTTCTGGCCGAGATGAAAACCGCTTCCGATAAAATTAAAACCATGGACGCCGAGCTTTCAAAATTAGACGAAGAGCTCACACTTAAACTTTTATATATCCCCAACATGCCCGATGAATCAGTTCCCCTTGGCGCGGATGAAACGGCAAACGTGGAAACTTCACAATGGGGGCAGAAAAAATCTTTTTCTTTTAAGCCAAAACCACACTGGGAAATAGCGGAACACCTTGGCATACTTGATTCGGAACGCGCAGTTAAGGTAACAGGCGCAAGGTTTGTATTTTATAAAGGCGCAGGCGCAAGGCTTGAACGCGCGCTTATAAACTTTATGCTTGATACACAGACAGGCGCAAACGGGTATACAGAGTTGTTACCCCCTATTCTTGTGAACCGCGAATCCATGACAGGCACGGGCCAGCTTCCCAAGTTTGAAGAAGACTCTTTTAAACTTACCAACCCGGATTTTTTCTTAACCCCTACCGCGGAAGTGCCTGTGACCAATATCCACAGGGACGAGATACTTGCGGAAAAAAGCCTTCCCATCTGCTACGCAGCTTATACTCCGTGCTTCAGAAAAGAAGCCGGAAGTTACGGCAAGGATATGAAAGGCATTGTAAGAATGCACCAGTTCAATAAAGTGGAACTGGTAAAATTTACCACACCCGAATCATCCTATGACGAACTTGAAAAACTTTTAAAAGACGCCGAAAGCATATTACAGAAACTTGACCTGCACTACAGGGTAATGCTGTTATCAACCGGAGATATGACTTTTTCTTCCGCCAAGACGTATGACATTGAAGTCTGGCACGAAGGCGCGGGACGCTACTGGGAAACATCTTCCTGCAGCTGCTTTACAGATTATCAGGCGCGCAGGGCCAGGATCCGCTTTAAGGACAAAGAAAATAAAACACGCCACGTGCATACATTAAACGGCTCCGGGCTTGCCACTTCAAGGTTATTGCCTGCCATACTTGAAACGTACCAGACAGAAAACATGGAAGTAATAATTCCTGAAGCCCTAAGGCCTTACATGGGCGGAATGGAAAAGATAACAAAATAA
- a CDS encoding putative toxin-antitoxin system toxin component, PIN family — protein MNTGRNTKKIKITVDTNILISVFVYPGTTVVRIFDDIFDGKILLGLSDEILREFTGVCVRKFDYDAETAVKYSDLIRRHSVIVYPTETVNIIKDEPDNRILECADEFKADYIISGDRHLLDVKKYKNIKIITPADFIKTL, from the coding sequence ATGAATACAGGCAGGAACACAAAAAAAATAAAAATCACCGTTGATACAAACATACTGATATCCGTGTTTGTTTATCCCGGGACCACTGTGGTCAGGATATTTGATGACATATTTGACGGTAAGATACTGCTTGGACTGTCTGACGAAATCTTAAGGGAATTTACCGGTGTATGCGTCAGAAAGTTTGACTATGACGCGGAAACCGCTGTAAAGTATTCCGACCTTATAAGGCGCCACTCTGTCATTGTATATCCTACGGAGACTGTAAATATCATAAAAGATGAACCCGATAACAGGATTCTTGAATGTGCGGATGAGTTTAAAGCGGATTATATTATCTCCGGCGACAGGCATTTATTGGATGTAAAAAAGTATAAAAATATTAAAATAATTACACCTGCTGATTTCATAAAAACTTTGTAA
- a CDS encoding nucleoside triphosphate pyrophosphohydrolase — MAKNNEFEKLTGIMRALRAPNGCPWDKKQTHKSLLPYVIEEAYEVIDSVNKKNDNELKEELGDLLLQVVFHAQIAKDRNKFDIDDVIKGINHKLISRHPHVFGDKKGINTGKQVKDFWEAQKKKTKKRKSVLEGVPKGMPALLRSRRLISKAVTTGFKWKDAASVFKKVEEEAREVKKEIVSKNKKLLTEELGDLMFVTAALAYYSGINPEEALHRANDKFIKRFGKIEGRLHKKISEKEMLKLWNTTKKGKNNGK, encoded by the coding sequence ATGGCAAAAAATAATGAATTTGAAAAACTGACCGGTATAATGCGCGCTCTGCGCGCCCCTAATGGGTGCCCGTGGGATAAAAAGCAGACGCATAAATCGCTGCTTCCATATGTGATAGAAGAAGCGTATGAAGTCATTGATTCCGTAAATAAAAAAAATGACAATGAACTTAAAGAAGAACTTGGTGATTTATTGTTACAGGTGGTGTTTCACGCGCAGATTGCAAAAGACAGAAACAAATTTGATATTGATGACGTAATAAAAGGAATTAATCATAAATTAATATCAAGGCATCCGCACGTATTTGGCGATAAAAAGGGTATTAATACCGGCAAACAGGTTAAGGATTTCTGGGAAGCACAAAAAAAGAAAACAAAGAAACGTAAATCAGTGCTGGAAGGCGTGCCAAAAGGGATGCCGGCGCTTTTGCGCAGCAGAAGGCTTATAAGCAAGGCAGTGACAACCGGGTTTAAATGGAAAGACGCGGCAAGCGTATTCAAAAAAGTGGAAGAAGAAGCCCGGGAAGTTAAAAAAGAGATAGTATCAAAAAATAAAAAATTGCTGACAGAAGAACTTGGTGACCTTATGTTTGTAACCGCGGCGCTTGCGTATTACAGCGGGATAAACCCGGAAGAAGCGCTTCACAGGGCGAATGACAAATTCATAAAAAGGTTTGGTAAAATAGAAGGCAGGCTTCATAAAAAAATAAGCGAAAAAGAGATGCTTAAACTGTGGAACACAACAAAAAAAGGAAAAAATAATGGTAAATAA